The Intrasporangium calvum DSM 43043 sequence CGGGGGCTTGCCCCCGTGTGTCGGCATACGGCTCAGTGGGTTTCCGGCGTCGTGCCGTAGAGCTCGGCGAGCTCGGGGTCGGTCGCGGCGAGACGGTCGGCGAGCTCGAGGATGACGAGGCACTGCTTGAGGCTCGCGTCGTCCTCCATCTTGCCGTCGAGCATGACCGCGCCGGTGCCGTCCCCCATCGCCTCCTTGACGCGGCGGGCGTGGGCGACGTCCTCGGCCGAGGGGCTGAAGACCCTCTTGGCGATGTCGATCTGGACCGGGTGCAGCGACCACGCGCCGACGCAGCCGAGGAGGAAGGCGTTGCGGAACTGGTCCTCGCACGCGACGACGTCCTTGATGTCGCCGAAGGGGCCGTAGTAGGGGAAGATCCCGTGCATCGCGCAGGCGTCGACCATCCGGGCGATCGTGTAGTGCCAGAGGTCCTGCTGGTAGGTCGTGCGCTCCCCGTGGATGTCTCCACCGATCGGGTCCTGGCGCACCAGGTAGCCGGGGTGGCCGCCGCCGACCCGGGTCGTCTTCATCCGGCGGTCCGCGGCGAGGTCGGCCGGGCCGAGGGAGATGCCCTGCATCCGGGGACTCGCGCCGGCGATCTCCTCGACGCTGGCCATGCCACGGGCCGTCTCGAGGATCGCGTGCACGAGGATCGGCCGGGTGAGGCCCGCGCGCGCCTCCAGCTGGGCGAGGAGGCGGTCGACGTAGTGGATGTCCTCCGCGCCCTGCACCTTCGGGACCATGATGACGTCGAGCCGGTCGCCGATCTCTGACACGAGCGTCGTCAGGTCGTCGAGGACCCACGGGCTGTCGAGACTGTTGACGCGGGTCCAGAGCTGGGTGTGCTCACCGAAGTCGGTGGCCTTGGCGATGGCGACCAGGCCGAGACGGGCGGCCTCCTTGCGGTCGGCCTTGACGGCGTCCTCGAGGTTGCCGAGGAGGACGTCGACCGTGCCGACGAGGTCAGGGACCTTGGCCGCCATCTTCTCGTTGCTCGGGTCGAAGAAGTGGATCATCCGGCTGGGGCGAGCCGGCACCTCCGTGATCGGGGGCGGTGCCCCCACGGCGAGGGGCGTGAAGAAGTCCTTGGCGCTACGCATGCGCGCCAACGTAGCGTGCCGGTTCTCGCCCGCGTTATGACCGCTATCACTCGCGGGTGCCACCGAGCCGGGGAGCAGGTCACTAGGGTGGAGGCTGTGACGGAGCAGCCCCCACCCCTCAACCTGAGCGCACTGCTCAGCGAGGCCATGAACAAGTCCAGTCTGCTGTGGGTCGACGTCGCCGGCGACCGCACCTGGCCGGCCTGGCACGTCTGGGACGGCACGACGGCGTTCGTCGTCAGCGGTCCCGGCGAGCAGCCCCTGCCATGGCTGCCCAAGGAAGTCACGATCATCCTGCGGAGCAAGGACAGCGGCGGGCGCCTCCTCGCGACGCGTGCGCATGCGGCCGTCATCGCGCCCGGCACCCCTGAGTGGGACCACGCGGCGGAGCTGTTGCGCGCCTCCCGGCTCAACTCGGTCGACGACAGCCTCACCCGGTGGGCCAGGGAGTGCACCATCACGGCGCTCACGCCGTTCGGCTCCCCCCTCGAGTCGCCCGGCAGCTACAGCGCCCTCGACCTGCGTGCCGAGCCGGCCCGGACCACGGTGACGACGAGCGGGTGGCGGCCGTGGCACTGGAAGGGCCGCCGACCGCGGCGCGCCAACGACGCACCCCGGGCTGCCCGCAAGCGCTGAGACTCCCGGTGCCCGTCGCTCGTCGTGGCACCGACCGCCTCGGGTCGCGAACGCATAGCCTTGGCCCATGAGCGCCAGCACCCGTGTCTTCGTCGCACGACTGACCGGCCTGAGCGTCTTCGACCCGCTCGGCGACCAGGTCGGTCGCGTCCGCGACGTCGTCGTGGTCTTCTCCCACGCGAGGCCGGACCCGCGCGTCATCGGCCTCGTCGTCGAGGTTCCCGGGCGGCGCCGAGTCTTCCTGCCGATGACGCGGGTGACCTCGATCGACGCCGGTGCCGTCATCACGACGGGCCTGGTCAACATGCGTCGGTTCGAGCAGCGGACCAACGAGACGCTCGTCGCCGCTGAGCTCTTCGACCGGACGGTGACCGTCACGAGTCGCGAGGCCGAGGCGGCCGGGTTCGGGCAGGGGATCGTCGAGGACATCGCGATCGAGCAGTCGCCACGCCGGGACTGGTATGCCGTCAAGGTGTTCGTCCGACAGACCGAGGTCGGGTCCTCCGCGTCCCGCGCCATGTCGCGGCTCACGCGGCGACGCTCCGGCAAGACGATGCTCGTCGAGATCAGGGACGTGGTCGGCCTGCACGACGAGGCCCCCGCCCAGAGCGCCGAGCGACTCCTCGAGACCTATGACGACCTCAAGGTCGCCGACCTCGCCGAGGTCATCCACGACCTCAACCCGAAGCGCCGCGCCGAGGTGGCAGCCGCGCTCGACGACGACCGGCTCGCCGACATCCTCGAGGAGCTGCCCGAGGACGACCAGGTCGAGATCATCGCCGGTCTCGACAACGAGCGGGCCGCTGACGTCCTCGAGGCCATGGAGCCCGACGACGCGGCCGACCTCCTCGCCGACCTCCCGCCCGAGCAGGCCGAGCGGCTCCTCCAGCTGATGGAGCCGGACGAGGCCGCCCCGCTGCGGCGGCTGCTGTCCTACGACGAGAAGACCGCCGGCGGCATGATGACCACCGAGCCGGTGATCCTCGGCCCCGAGGCGACCATCGCCGAGGCGCTGGCGATGGTCCGCCGCGAGGAGCTCGCCCCCGCGCTCGCGACGATGGTCTACGTGTGCCGGCCCCCGCTCGAGGCGCCGACCGGCCGCTACCTCGGCCTCGTGCACATCCAGCGGCTGCTCCGGGAGCCGCCACACGCGTCGGTCGGGTCGATCATCGACAAGGAGATGGAGCCGCTCCCGGCGGGCGCCTCGCTCGAGCGGGTGACGCGCACCCTCGCGACGTACAACCTCGTGTCGCTGCCGGTCGTCGACGACAACGGGCGCCTCCTCGGCGCGGTGACGGTGGACGACGTGCTCGACCACATCCTCCCCGAGGACTGGCGTGAGGAGCGGCACGAGCTGGAGGTCCGACCGTGACCGAGCAGACGAGCCGCCGCCTGACCCGGGCCACCACCCCGAACG is a genomic window containing:
- a CDS encoding HpcH/HpaI aldolase/citrate lyase family protein; its protein translation is MRSAKDFFTPLAVGAPPPITEVPARPSRMIHFFDPSNEKMAAKVPDLVGTVDVLLGNLEDAVKADRKEAARLGLVAIAKATDFGEHTQLWTRVNSLDSPWVLDDLTTLVSEIGDRLDVIMVPKVQGAEDIHYVDRLLAQLEARAGLTRPILVHAILETARGMASVEEIAGASPRMQGISLGPADLAADRRMKTTRVGGGHPGYLVRQDPIGGDIHGERTTYQQDLWHYTIARMVDACAMHGIFPYYGPFGDIKDVVACEDQFRNAFLLGCVGAWSLHPVQIDIAKRVFSPSAEDVAHARRVKEAMGDGTGAVMLDGKMEDDASLKQCLVILELADRLAATDPELAELYGTTPETH
- a CDS encoding magnesium transporter MgtE N-terminal domain-containing protein, whose translation is MSASTRVFVARLTGLSVFDPLGDQVGRVRDVVVVFSHARPDPRVIGLVVEVPGRRRVFLPMTRVTSIDAGAVITTGLVNMRRFEQRTNETLVAAELFDRTVTVTSREAEAAGFGQGIVEDIAIEQSPRRDWYAVKVFVRQTEVGSSASRAMSRLTRRRSGKTMLVEIRDVVGLHDEAPAQSAERLLETYDDLKVADLAEVIHDLNPKRRAEVAAALDDDRLADILEELPEDDQVEIIAGLDNERAADVLEAMEPDDAADLLADLPPEQAERLLQLMEPDEAAPLRRLLSYDEKTAGGMMTTEPVILGPEATIAEALAMVRREELAPALATMVYVCRPPLEAPTGRYLGLVHIQRLLREPPHASVGSIIDKEMEPLPAGASLERVTRTLATYNLVSLPVVDDNGRLLGAVTVDDVLDHILPEDWREERHELEVRP